A genomic window from Salvelinus alpinus chromosome 10, SLU_Salpinus.1, whole genome shotgun sequence includes:
- the blzf1 gene encoding golgin-45 isoform X1, translated as MWSEVVADRQTGCRCGETGEAGLWSEVVADRQTGCRCGETGEAGLWSEVVADRQTGCRCGETGEAGLWSEVVADRQTGCRCGETGEAGLWSEVVADRQTGCRCGETGEAGLWSEVVADRQTGCRCGETGEAGLWSEVVADRQTGCRCGETGEAGLWSEVVEDRQTGCRCGETGEAGLWSEVVADRQVVDVEKQERLDYGQRLLQTDRQVVDVEKQERQDYGQRLLQTDRQTGCRCGETGEAGLGSEVVADRQTGCRCGETGEAGLWSEVVADRQTGCRCGETGEAGLWSEVVADRQTGCRCGETGEAGLWSEVVADRQTGCRCGETGEAGLWSEVVADRQTGCRCGETGEAGLWSEVVTDRQTGCRCGETGEAGLWSEVVADRQVVDVEKQERLDYGQRLLQTDRQVVDVEKQERQDYGQRLLQTDRQVVDVEKQERQDYGQRLLQTDRFLVER; from the exons ATGTGGTCAGAGGTtgttgcagacagacagacaggttgtagatGTGGAGAAACAGGAGAGGCAGGACTATGGTCAGAGGTtgttgcagacagacagacaggttgtagatGTGGAGAAACAGGAGAGGCAGGACTATGGTCAGAGGTtgttgcagacagacagacaggttgtagatGTGGAGAAACAGGAGAGGCAGGACTATGGTCAGAGGTtgttgcagacagacag acaggttgtagatGTGGAGAAACAGGAGAGGCAGGACTATGGTCAGAGGTtgttgcagacagacagacaggttgtagatGTGGAGAAACAGGAGAGGCAGGACTATGGTCAGAGGTtgttgcagacagacagacaggttgtagatGTGGAGAAACAGGAGAGGCAGGACTATGGTCAGAGGTtgttgcagacagacagacaggttgtagatGTGGAGAAACAGGAGAGGCAGGACTATGGTCAGAGGTTgttgaagacagacagacaggttgtagatGTGGAGAAACAGGAGAGGCTGGACTATGGTCAGAGGTtgttgcagacagacaggttgtagatGTGGAGAAACAGGAGAGGCTGGACTATGGTCAGAGGTtgttgcagacagacagacaggttgtagatGTGGAGAAACAGGAGAGGCAGGACTATGGTCAGAGGTtgttgcagacagacagacag acaggttgtagatGTGGAGAAACAGGAGAGGCAGGACTAGGGTCAGAGGTtgttgcagacagacagacaggttgtagatGTGGAGAAACAGGAGAGGCAGGACTATGGTCAGAGGTtgttgcagacagacagacaggttgtagatGTGGAGAAACAGGAGAGGCAGGACTATGGTCAGAGGTtgttgcagacagacagacaggttgtagatGTGGAGAAACAGGAGAGGCAGGACTATGGTCAGAGGTtgttgcagacagacagacaggttgtagatGTGGAGAAACAGGAGAGGCAGGACTATGGTCAGAGGTtgttgcagacagacagacaggttgtagatGTGGAGAAACAGGAGAGGCAGGACTATGGTCAGAGgttgttacagacagacagacaggttgtagatGTGGAGAAACAGGAGAGGCAGGACTATGGTCAGAGGTtgttgcagacagacaggttgtagatGTGGAGAAACAGGAGAGGCTGGACTATGGTCAGAGGTtgttgcagacagacagacaggttgtagatGTGGAGAAACAGGAGAGGCAGGACTATGGTCAGAGGTtgttgcagacagacagacaggttgtagatGTGGAGAAACAGGAGAGGCAGGACTATGGTCAGAGGTtgttgcagacagacaggtttttAGTTGAAAGGTAA
- the blzf1 gene encoding golgin-45 isoform X4, translated as MWSEVVADRQTGCRCGETGEAGLWSEVVADRQTGCRCGETGEAGLWSEVVADRQTGCRCGETGEAGLWSEVVADRQTGCRCGETGEAGLWSEVVADRQVVDVEKQERQDYGQRLLQTDRQVVDVEKQERQDYGQRLLQTDRQVVDVEKQERQDYGQRLLQTDRQVVDVEKQERQDYGQRLLQTDRQVVDVEKQERQDYGQRLLQTDRQTGCRCGETGEAGLGSEVVADRQTGCRCGETGEAGLWSEVVADRQTGCRCGETGEAGLWSEVVADRQTGCRCGETGEAGLWSEVVADRQTGCRCGETGEAGLWSEVVADRQTGCRCGETGEAGLWSEVVTDRQTGCRCGETGEAGLWSEVVADRQVVDVEKQERLDYGQRLLQTDRQVVDVEKQERQDYGQRLLQTDRQVVDVEKQERQDYGQRLLQTDRFLVER; from the exons ATGTGGTCAGAGGTtgttgcagacagacagacaggttgtagatGTGGAGAAACAGGAGAGGCAGGACTATGGTCAGAGGTtgttgcagacagacagacaggttgtagatGTGGAGAAACAGGAGAGGCAGGACTATGGTCAGAGGTtgttgcagacagacagacaggttgtagatGTGGAGAAACAGGAGAGGCAGGACTATGGTCAGAGGTtgttgcagacagacag acaggttgtagatGTGGAGAAACAGGAGAGGCAGGACTATGGTCAGAGGTtgttgcagacagacaggttgtagatGTGGAGAAACAGGAGAGGCAGGACTATGGTCAGAGGTtgttgcagacagacagacaggttgtagatGTGGAGAAACAGGAGAGGCAGGACTATGGTCAGAGGTtgttgcagacagacagacaggttgtagatGTGGAGAAACAGGAGAGGCAGGACTATGGTCAGAGGTtgttgcagacagacagacaggttgtagatGTGGAGAAACAGGAGAGGCAGGACTATGGTCAGAG GTtgttgcagacagacagacaggttgtagatGTGGAGAAACAGGAGAGGCAGGACTATGGTCAGAGGTtgttgcagacagacagacag acaggttgtagatGTGGAGAAACAGGAGAGGCAGGACTAGGGTCAGAGGTtgttgcagacagacagacaggttgtagatGTGGAGAAACAGGAGAGGCAGGACTATGGTCAGAGGTtgttgcagacagacagacaggttgtagatGTGGAGAAACAGGAGAGGCAGGACTATGGTCAGAGGTtgttgcagacagacagacaggttgtagatGTGGAGAAACAGGAGAGGCAGGACTATGGTCAGAGGTtgttgcagacagacagacaggttgtagatGTGGAGAAACAGGAGAGGCAGGACTATGGTCAGAGGTtgttgcagacagacagacaggttgtagatGTGGAGAAACAGGAGAGGCAGGACTATGGTCAGAGgttgttacagacagacagacaggttgtagatGTGGAGAAACAGGAGAGGCAGGACTATGGTCAGAGGTtgttgcagacagacaggttgtagatGTGGAGAAACAGGAGAGGCTGGACTATGGTCAGAGGTtgttgcagacagacagacaggttgtagatGTGGAGAAACAGGAGAGGCAGGACTATGGTCAGAGGTtgttgcagacagacagacaggttgtagatGTGGAGAAACAGGAGAGGCAGGACTATGGTCAGAGGTtgttgcagacagacaggtttttAGTTGAAAGGTAA
- the blzf1 gene encoding golgin-45 isoform X8, with translation MWRNRRGRTMVRGCCRQTGCRCGETGEAGLWSEVVADRQTGCRCGETGEAGLWSEVVADRQTGCRCGETGEAGLWSEVVADRQTGCRCGETGEAGLWSEVVEDRQTGCRCGETGEAGLWSEVVADRQVVDVEKQERLDYGQRLLQTDRQVVDVEKQERQDYGQRLLQTDRQTGCRCGETGEAGLGSEVVADRQTGCRCGETGEAGLWSEVVADRQTGCRCGETGEAGLWSEVVADRQTGCRCGETGEAGLWSEVVADRQTGCRCGETGEAGLWSEVVADRQTGCRCGETGEAGLWSEVVTDRQTGCRCGETGEAGLWSEVVADRQVVDVEKQERLDYGQRLLQTDRQVVDVEKQERQDYGQRLLQTDRQVVDVEKQERQDYGQRLLQTDRFLVER, from the exons atGTGGAGAAACAGGAGAGGCAGGACTATGGTCAGAGGTtgttgcagacagacaggttgtagatGTGGAGAAACAGGAGAGGCAGGACTATGGTCAGAGGTtgttgcagacagacagacaggttgtagatGTGGAGAAACAGGAGAGGCAGGACTATGGTCAGAGGTtgttgcagacagacagacaggttgtagatGTGGAGAAACAGGAGAGGCAGGACTATGGTCAGAGGTtgttgcagacagacagacaggttgtagatGTGGAGAAACAGGAGAGGCAGGACTATGGTCAGAGGTTgttgaagacagacagacaggttgtagatGTGGAGAAACAGGAGAGGCTGGACTATGGTCAGAGGTtgttgcagacagacaggttgtagatGTGGAGAAACAGGAGAGGCTGGACTATGGTCAGAGGTtgttgcagacagacagacaggttgtagatGTGGAGAAACAGGAGAGGCAGGACTATGGTCAGAGGTtgttgcagacagacagacag acaggttgtagatGTGGAGAAACAGGAGAGGCAGGACTAGGGTCAGAGGTtgttgcagacagacagacaggttgtagatGTGGAGAAACAGGAGAGGCAGGACTATGGTCAGAGGTtgttgcagacagacagacaggttgtagatGTGGAGAAACAGGAGAGGCAGGACTATGGTCAGAGGTtgttgcagacagacagacaggttgtagatGTGGAGAAACAGGAGAGGCAGGACTATGGTCAGAGGTtgttgcagacagacagacaggttgtagatGTGGAGAAACAGGAGAGGCAGGACTATGGTCAGAGGTtgttgcagacagacagacaggttgtagatGTGGAGAAACAGGAGAGGCAGGACTATGGTCAGAGgttgttacagacagacagacaggttgtagatGTGGAGAAACAGGAGAGGCAGGACTATGGTCAGAGGTtgttgcagacagacaggttgtagatGTGGAGAAACAGGAGAGGCTGGACTATGGTCAGAGGTtgttgcagacagacagacaggttgtagatGTGGAGAAACAGGAGAGGCAGGACTATGGTCAGAGGTtgttgcagacagacagacaggttgtagatGTGGAGAAACAGGAGAGGCAGGACTATGGTCAGAGGTtgttgcagacagacaggtttttAGTTGAAAGGTAA
- the blzf1 gene encoding golgin-45 isoform X10 encodes MWSEVVADRQTGCRCGETGEAGLWSEVVADRQTGCRCGETGEAGLWSEVVADRQTGCRCGETGEAGLWSEVVADRQTGCRCGETGEAGLWSEVVADRQTGCRCGETGEAGLWSEVVADRQTGCRCGETGEAGLWSEVVADRQTGCRCGETGEAGLWSEVVADRQTGCRCGETGEAGLWSEVVADRQTGCRCGETGEAGLWSEVVADRQTGCRCGETGEAGLWSEVVADRQTGCRCGETGEAGLWSEVVADRQTGCRCGETGEAGLWSEVVADRQTGCRCGETGEAGLWSEVVTDRQTGCRCGETGEAGLWSEVVADRQVVDVEKQERLDYGQRLLQTDRQVVDVEKQERQDYGQRLLQTDRQVVDVEKQERQDYGQRLLQTDRFLVER; translated from the exons ATGTGGTCAGAGGTtgttgcagacagacagacaggttgtagatGTGGAGAAACAGGAGAGGCAGGACTATGGTCAGAGGTtgttgcagacagacagacaggttgtagatGTGGAGAAACAGGAGAGGCAGGACTATGGTCAGAGGTtgttgcagacagacagacaggttgtagatGTGGAGAAACAGGAGAGGCAGGACTATGGTCAGAGGTtgttgcagacagacag acaggttgtagatGTGGAGAAACAGGAGAGGCAGGACTATGGTCAGAGGTtgttgcagacagacagacaggttgtagatGTGGAGAAACAGGAGAGGCAGGACTATGGTCAGAGGTtgttgcagacagacagacaggttgtagatGTGGAGAAACAGGAGAGGCAGGACTATGGTCAGAGGTtgttgcagacagacagacaggttgtagatGTGGAGAAACAGGAGAGGCAGGACTATGGTCAGAG GTtgttgcagacagacagacaggttgtagatGTGGAGAAACAGGAGAGGCAGGACTATGGTCAGAGGTtgttgcagacagacagacag gttgtagatGTGGAGAAACAGGAGAGGCAGGACTATGGTCAGAGGTtgttgcagacagacagacaggttgtagatGTGGAGAAACAGGAGAGGCAGGACTATGGTCAGAGGTtgttgcagacagacagacaggttgtagatGTGGAGAAACAGGAGAGGCAGGACTATGGTCAGAGGTtgttgcagacagacagacaggttgtagatGTGGAGAAACAGGAGAGGCAGGACTATGGTCAGAGGTtgttgcagacagacagacaggttgtagatGTGGAGAAACAGGAGAGGCAGGACTATGGTCAGAGgttgttacagacagacagacaggttgtagatGTGGAGAAACAGGAGAGGCAGGACTATGGTCAGAGGTtgttgcagacagacaggttgtagatGTGGAGAAACAGGAGAGGCTGGACTATGGTCAGAGGTtgttgcagacagacagacaggttgtagatGTGGAGAAACAGGAGAGGCAGGACTATGGTCAGAGGTtgttgcagacagacagacaggttgtagatGTGGAGAAACAGGAGAGGCAGGACTATGGTCAGAGGTtgttgcagacagacaggtttttAGTTGAAAGGTAA
- the blzf1 gene encoding golgin-45 isoform X5, with protein sequence MWSEVVADRQTGCRCGETGEAGLWSEVVADRQTGCRCGETGEAGLWSEVVADRQTGCRCGETGEAGLWSEVVADRQTGCRCGETGEAGLWSEVVADRQTGCRCGETGEAGLWSEVVADRQTGCRCGETGEAGLWSEVVADRQTGCRCGETGEAGLWSEVVADRQVVDVEKQERLDYGQRLLQTDRQVVDVEKQERQDYGQRLLQTDRQTGCRCGETGEAGLGSEVVADRQTGCRCGETGEAGLWSEVVADRQTGCRCGETGEAGLWSEVVADRQTGCRCGETGEAGLWSEVVADRQTGCRCGETGEAGLWSEVVADRQTGCRCGETGEAGLWSEVVTDRQTGCRCGETGEAGLWSEVVADRQVVDVEKQERLDYGQRLLQTDRQVVDVEKQERQDYGQRLLQTDRQVVDVEKQERQDYGQRLLQTDRFLVER encoded by the exons ATGTGGTCAGAGGTtgttgcagacagacagacaggttgtagatGTGGAGAAACAGGAGAGGCAGGACTATGGTCAGAGGTtgttgcagacagacagacaggttgtagatGTGGAGAAACAGGAGAGGCAGGACTATGGTCAGAGGTtgttgcagacagacagacaggttgtagatGTGGAGAAACAGGAGAGGCAGGACTATGGTCAGAGGTtgttgcagacagacag acaggttgtagatGTGGAGAAACAGGAGAGGCAGGACTATGGTCAGAGGTtgttgcagacagacagacaggttgtagatGTGGAGAAACAGGAGAGGCAGGACTATGGTCAGAGGTtgttgcagacagacagacaggttgtagatGTGGAGAAACAGGAGAGGCAGGACTATGGTCAGAGGTtgttgcagacagacagacaggttgtagatGTGGAGAAACAGGAGAGGCAGGACTATGGTCAGAG GTtgttgcagacagacaggttgtagatGTGGAGAAACAGGAGAGGCTGGACTATGGTCAGAGGTtgttgcagacagacagacaggttgtagatGTGGAGAAACAGGAGAGGCAGGACTATGGTCAGAGGTtgttgcagacagacagacag acaggttgtagatGTGGAGAAACAGGAGAGGCAGGACTAGGGTCAGAGGTtgttgcagacagacagacaggttgtagatGTGGAGAAACAGGAGAGGCAGGACTATGGTCAGAGGTtgttgcagacagacagacaggttgtagatGTGGAGAAACAGGAGAGGCAGGACTATGGTCAGAGGTtgttgcagacagacagacaggttgtagatGTGGAGAAACAGGAGAGGCAGGACTATGGTCAGAGGTtgttgcagacagacagacaggttgtagatGTGGAGAAACAGGAGAGGCAGGACTATGGTCAGAGGTtgttgcagacagacagacaggttgtagatGTGGAGAAACAGGAGAGGCAGGACTATGGTCAGAGgttgttacagacagacagacaggttgtagatGTGGAGAAACAGGAGAGGCAGGACTATGGTCAGAGGTtgttgcagacagacaggttgtagatGTGGAGAAACAGGAGAGGCTGGACTATGGTCAGAGGTtgttgcagacagacagacaggttgtagatGTGGAGAAACAGGAGAGGCAGGACTATGGTCAGAGGTtgttgcagacagacagacaggttgtagatGTGGAGAAACAGGAGAGGCAGGACTATGGTCAGAGGTtgttgcagacagacaggtttttAGTTGAAAGGTAA
- the blzf1 gene encoding golgin-45 isoform X9, which yields MWRNRRGRTMVRGCCRQTGCRCGETGDAGLWSEVVADRQTGCRCGETGEAGLWSEVVADRQVVDVEKQERQDYGQRLLQTDRQVVDVEKQERQDYGQRLLQTDRQVVDVEKQERQDYGQRLLQTDRQVVDVEKQERQDYGQRLLQTDRQVVDVEKQERQDYGQRLLQTDRQTGCRCGETGEAGLGSEVVADRQTGCRCGETGEAGLWSEVVADRQTGCRCGETGEAGLWSEVVADRQTGCRCGETGEAGLWSEVVADRQTGCRCGETGEAGLWSEVVADRQTGCRCGETGEAGLWSEVVTDRQTGCRCGETGEAGLWSEVVADRQVVDVEKQERLDYGQRLLQTDRQVVDVEKQERQDYGQRLLQTDRQVVDVEKQERQDYGQRLLQTDRFLVER from the exons atGTGGAGAAACAGGAGAGGCAGGACTATGGTCAGAGGTtgttgcagacagacaggttgtagatGTGGAGAAACAGGAGATGCAGGACTATGGTCAGAGGTtgttgcagacagacagacaggttgtagatGTGGAGAAACAGGAGAGGCAGGACTATGGTCAGAGGTtgttgcagacagacaggttgtagatGTGGAGAAACAGGAGAGGCAGGACTATGGTCAGAGGTtgttgcagacagacagacaggttgtagatGTGGAGAAACAGGAGAGGCAGGACTATGGTCAGAGGTtgttgcagacagacagacaggttgtagatGTGGAGAAACAGGAGAGGCAGGACTATGGTCAGAGGTtgttgcagacagacagacaggttgtagatGTGGAGAAACAGGAGAGGCAGGACTATGGTCAGAG GTtgttgcagacagacagacaggttgtagatGTGGAGAAACAGGAGAGGCAGGACTATGGTCAGAGGTtgttgcagacagacagacag acaggttgtagatGTGGAGAAACAGGAGAGGCAGGACTAGGGTCAGAGGTtgttgcagacagacagacaggttgtagatGTGGAGAAACAGGAGAGGCAGGACTATGGTCAGAGGTtgttgcagacagacagacaggttgtagatGTGGAGAAACAGGAGAGGCAGGACTATGGTCAGAGGTtgttgcagacagacagacaggttgtagatGTGGAGAAACAGGAGAGGCAGGACTATGGTCAGAGGTtgttgcagacagacagacaggttgtagatGTGGAGAAACAGGAGAGGCAGGACTATGGTCAGAGGTtgttgcagacagacagacaggttgtagatGTGGAGAAACAGGAGAGGCAGGACTATGGTCAGAGgttgttacagacagacagacaggttgtagatGTGGAGAAACAGGAGAGGCAGGACTATGGTCAGAGGTtgttgcagacagacaggttgtagatGTGGAGAAACAGGAGAGGCTGGACTATGGTCAGAGGTtgttgcagacagacagacaggttgtagatGTGGAGAAACAGGAGAGGCAGGACTATGGTCAGAGGTtgttgcagacagacagacaggttgtagatGTGGAGAAACAGGAGAGGCAGGACTATGGTCAGAGGTtgttgcagacagacaggtttttAGTTGAAAGGTAA
- the blzf1 gene encoding golgin-45 isoform X3: MWSEVVADRQTGCRCGETGEAGLWSEVVADRQTGCRCGETGEAGLWSEVVADRQTGCRCGETGEAGLWSEVVADRQTGCRCGETGEAGLWSEVVADRQTGCRCGETGEAGLWSEVVADRQTGCRCGETGEAGLWSEVVADRQTGCRCGETGEAGLWSEVVADRQTGCRCGETGEAGLWSEVVADRQTGCRCGETEEAGLWSEVVADRQTGCRCGETGEAGLGSEVVADRQTGCRCGETGEAGLWSEVVADRQTGCRCGETGEAGLWSEVVADRQTGCRCGETGEAGLWSEVVADRQTGCRCGETGEAGLWSEVVADRQTGCRCGETGEAGLWSEVVTDRQTGCRCGETGEAGLWSEVVADRQVVDVEKQERLDYGQRLLQTDRQVVDVEKQERQDYGQRLLQTDRQVVDVEKQERQDYGQRLLQTDRFLVER; this comes from the exons ATGTGGTCAGAGGTtgttgcagacagacagacaggttgtagatGTGGAGAAACAGGAGAGGCAGGACTATGGTCAGAGGTtgttgcagacagacagacaggttgtagatGTGGAGAAACAGGAGAGGCAGGACTATGGTCAGAGGTtgttgcagacagacagacaggttgtagatGTGGAGAAACAGGAGAGGCAGGACTATGGTCAGAGGTtgttgcagacagacag acaggttgtagatGTGGAGAAACAGGAGAGGCAGGACTATGGTCAGAGGTtgttgcagacagacagacaggttgtagatGTGGAGAAACAGGAGAGGCAGGACTATGGTCAGAGGTtgttgcagacagacagacaggttgtagatGTGGAGAAACAGGAGAGGCAGGACTATGGTCAGAGGTtgttgcagacagacagacaggttgtagatGTGGAGAAACAGGAGAGGCAGGACTATGGTCAGAG GTtgttgcagacagacagacaggttgtagatGTGGAGAAACAGGAGAGGCAGGACTATGGTCAGAGGTtgttgcagacagacagacaggttgtagatGTGGAGAAACAGAAGAGGCAGGACTATGGTCAGAGGTtgttgcagacagacagacaggttgtagatGTGGAGAAACAGGAGAGGCAGGACTAGGGTCAGAGGTtgttgcagacagacagacaggttgtagatGTGGAGAAACAGGAGAGGCAGGACTATGGTCAGAGGTtgttgcagacagacagacaggttgtagatGTGGAGAAACAGGAGAGGCAGGACTATGGTCAGAGGTtgttgcagacagacagacaggttgtagatGTGGAGAAACAGGAGAGGCAGGACTATGGTCAGAGGTtgttgcagacagacagacaggttgtagatGTGGAGAAACAGGAGAGGCAGGACTATGGTCAGAGGTtgttgcagacagacagacaggttgtagatGTGGAGAAACAGGAGAGGCAGGACTATGGTCAGAGgttgttacagacagacagacaggttgtagatGTGGAGAAACAGGAGAGGCAGGACTATGGTCAGAGGTtgttgcagacagacaggttgtagatGTGGAGAAACAGGAGAGGCTGGACTATGGTCAGAGGTtgttgcagacagacagacaggttgtagatGTGGAGAAACAGGAGAGGCAGGACTATGGTCAGAGGTtgttgcagacagacagacaggttgtagatGTGGAGAAACAGGAGAGGCAGGACTATGGTCAGAGGTtgttgcagacagacaggtttttAGTTGAAAGGTAA
- the blzf1 gene encoding golgin-45 isoform X6: protein MWSEVVADRQTGCRCGETGEAGLWSEVVADRQTGCRCGETGEAGLWSEVVADRQTGCRCGETGEAGLWSEVVADRQTGCRCGETGEAGLWSEVVADRQTGCRCGETGEAGLWSEVVADRQTGCRCGETGEAGLWSEVVADRQTGCRCGETGEAGLWSEVVEDRQTGCRCGETGEAGLWSEVVADRQVVDVEKQERLDYGQRLLQTDRQVVDVEKQERQDYGQRLLQTDRQVVDVEKQERQDYGQRLLQTDRQVVDVEKQERQDYGQRLLQTDRQVVDVEKQERQDYGQRLLQTDRQVVDVEKQERQDYGQRLLQTDRQTGCRCGETGEAGLWSEVVADRQVVDVEKQERLDYGQRLLQTDRQVVDVEKQERQDYGQRLLQTDRQVVDVEKQERQDYGQRLLQTDRFLVER from the exons ATGTGGTCAGAGGTtgttgcagacagacagacaggttgtagatGTGGAGAAACAGGAGAGGCAGGACTATGGTCAGAGGTtgttgcagacagacagacaggttgtagatGTGGAGAAACAGGAGAGGCAGGACTATGGTCAGAGGTtgttgcagacagacagacaggttgtagatGTGGAGAAACAGGAGAGGCAGGACTATGGTCAGAGGTtgttgcagacagacag acaggttgtagatGTGGAGAAACAGGAGAGGCAGGACTATGGTCAGAGGTtgttgcagacagacagacaggttgtagatGTGGAGAAACAGGAGAGGCAGGACTATGGTCAGAGGTtgttgcagacagacagacaggttgtagatGTGGAGAAACAGGAGAGGCAGGACTATGGTCAGAGGTtgttgcagacagacagacaggttgtagatGTGGAGAAACAGGAGAGGCAGGACTATGGTCAGAGGTTgttgaagacagacagacaggttgtagatGTGGAGAAACAGGAGAGGCTGGACTATGGTCAGAGGTtgttgcagacagacaggttgtagatGTGGAGAAACAGGAGAGGCTGGACTATGGTCAGAGGTtgttgcagacagacagacaggttgtagatGTGGAGAAACAGGAGAGGCAGGACTATGGTCAGAGGTtgttgcagacagacagacag gttgtagatGTGGAGAAACAGGAGAGGCAGGACTATGGTCAGAGGTtgttgcagacagacagacaggttgtagatGTGGAGAAACAGGAGAGGCAGGACTATGGTCAGAGGTtgttgcagacagacagacaggttgtagatGTGGAGAAACAGGAGAGGCAGGACTATGGTCAGAGGTtgttgcagacagacagacaggttgtagatGTGGAGAAACAGGAGAGGCAGGACTATGGTCAGAGGTtgttgcagacagacagacag acaggttgtagatGTGGAGAAACAGGAGAGGCAGGACTATGGTCAGAGGTtgttgcagacagacaggttgtagatGTGGAGAAACAGGAGAGGCTGGACTATGGTCAGAGGTtgttgcagacagacagacaggttgtagatGTGGAGAAACAGGAGAGGCAGGACTATGGTCAGAGGTtgttgcagacagacagacaggttgtagatGTGGAGAAACAGGAGAGGCAGGACTATGGTCAGAGGTtgttgcagacagacaggtttttAGTTGAAAGGTAA